AACCCGATTTAGCGAGGAATGTCCTCGTTTACTTGAAGTTACAGATGTAAGAACCTGCCTCACACTTGTCAATGAATATTTTAACAGTGAAATGCGACAAGCAACGGACACTCCCACCGTGTTAGATTGTGCAATGAACTTCGTCGAGGCCGCGGATGAGACCTTAAAACGCATTGCGTGACCTGGGTATATGTGCTTTACCAGAGAGAAAGAGCATTATGAGTTACCATCTGACTTTAGCGTCAAATATGAAGATTTGCTCCAAGTTCCACAAGAACCAACTACTTGCCTAAACAAAGAGGACGTCAAACTCCTTAACGACTGGAGGAATGAATTTGGTCGGGGGGTTAGGCAACAGTCCGTAAGAAATTCCTTTACCAAGGACAAAGCCGGCACTCTTCCGTTCTACATGTATACATCAGTCAATTTACACACGGAGGTCGATGAAACAAGCCATGATCTAGCTGAAGCGACAGTCGAAGAACTGTTTAAATCAGTCAGCTCTACACGGTCTACACGGGAAACCGATACACCAACACAGACAACACATAACCAGTTATCTGCAGCAGGTAACATTGATATTAGTGTCTTAGATGCCGTACCTGAACCGACTGAACCCGAAGATGGAAATGAAAGCGGTCATGACGTGCATCTACCACACACTGGAATATATGCCATTAGAGGAAGATCCAATATTTTCTCCTTATTCATTTCAAGCGAAATGAAACACAATGATATCTTTGGTACTGAATATGCTGTCGTGGACGAAAGTTCATTTATCTTCGCAAGAGCTGGCGAAGGAGCACTTACATCCTGCAAGAAAAGTGACATCTTTTGTGAAATGGACAAGGGAGCCGTAAGACTATGTGATGACCGATTGGAACTGAAATGATATGGTACTAAAAACAACTGAATAACACAcaatatcaggctcttaacatgtaataatttgtttatttgtttaataatttgtttattaaaatataACATGCAACCcaattggtccaaccaaattattacaatctatttgattggacaattcaaacctgGGAAGTGGTaagatatcatttcactgcagtgtAAACGCGCTTTTGACTGTTACGTGTATAGAATTGACGACCATTAAGCACATGGGGCAGTGATTGTTAAGCGTTTATATTAGTTATGCCCGCTTCACCcgttttgattgttttgtttattgtcaattgcaggggtgcctggagaaaagccttaagtgacctctgataaattaccagattctccttctaAATTTCCTTATATTCAGTTGCGAATgacgaggagaatttgacattgcatcaaaagtcacttaaggtcttattccacacaccccttcaattgatTTAGTTAAGTAAATTATGTTCTACATTTTGATTTCAGATGGAGTAAAAAATCAGATGTACGATTTGCAAGTATTCTTATGTAACGGATTGTCTTTGTTTCTGCGAAACACCTTGTTACCTTGTATGGGGCCTCTTCATTTAGATATTAATGCAAATGAGGACACTTTGACCAACTTCCTGCCATTCATGAGGTTTGTTTATGAGTCAAACTTTCCTGGAAAAAAACTGGCagacaaaccaaaaccatgGCAAACCCAGTTTCTTCTAGAAGTGATATATGGCACCTGGTTGGACCTTGGTAAGAAAAGCTGTGCAAACAGTCGTCATCAAGGCAAGGATCTACAGTATGGTACCTTACTTAACCTGCTTGACTTGACTATATCCCTCTGGTGCTAGCTACTTACAACATCATTTCTAAATTAAATCATCTGGATGGCAACTTTAATGGAGTTTTCCGGTTGTGggtcatgtttttttgttttcggaGGAAGCACTATGACAAGTCGCCACTCATCTGGTTAAGTAACATGTTGTTTTGGAAAAATGGTGTGGGTGATAGGAATATTTATGATTTATTTgctgcaaaatttaatgcGGTTGATCAGTATTTTGTTGAACTTGGTGTTTAGCAGACAGCAACTGACCAGCCTGTACTGCAGCCACAGTTATAATCAATGTTTTAATTGAAATTGTTCCCAATGTAAATGCTAACACAGCTGGGTCAAAGAAGAGATTGTTCTAATATGGTTTCTTTCCAACTTGTTTGGGGAAAAGTTTATTAAGAGCTACAGCCTTCCTCTTGCATACAATTTCCATCCACAACCTGACTGCAGAAAGAAATGTGAAAGCCCATCTTGTAATGTGTCATCTGACCTGCCCTAGAAGATCTTTGAAGGTTGTTGGCATTCATTCCACCTTGTGTACTTAAGGGGTTTGACTATCTGTGTCATCTGTAGAGACAGCCTTCAGAAGAACTTGCAATCTTTATCCAAAACTGCAAATGAAACATTTGTCAGAGGAGTTCCACTTGTACTAGAAGGGGGATGTTGGGAAGAAGCTATCTGTGAAGAAACTACTGTACCGATGCTACTGCTGATGGTGACCATGAAATCCCAGCAATAGGTGAATTGAATATTGATCAAATATAATACAGGGATTGACCAGACAGCTTTTGAATATTCAAGTAATCCAACCATCCATTGGTTCATCTACCCCTGTCTTGCATGGTCTAACTAGTCAACAACCTTGTCATTGTACtccaatattatttttagtcGAATTGTGAAACTTCAAGTAAAGGTAATTTTTATTGATAGAATAAAATTTCCAGAGGGTACAGATAATTGATCATGCTGCATATTCCAACTTTTCCCCCAAATTGTGAGGGCCAGCATTAATATGTATTAATATATATGAGTCACATGGTTATTAAATCTGTGAGTAATGATTTCACACAGGTAAATGTACATTTTCCTGTGTGAAATCATTACTCACAGATTTAATAACCATGTGACACATCTTTTCTTAGAAAGAAAGATTATCTTTCCTCAGTTATCCTCCCATACTTGAAAACTGGacagtaatattattttaggTCAGGTCATCATCAGATCTTACTATTTTGGCAAATGTAGAGTTaaatttggtattggtttGATGTATTGGGTAGTAGATTTTGGCTCTTGAATTCACCAATCCAAGCAGTTTAAGGTCCTCAAACCAAGTCAGGTTGTACATTGTATCTTTGATGTTGCGACCAGGAATAGCTATTGCCAAGTTTTCTGTAATGCAGGAACATTTTCCCGGCCAAAATGACAAATTGTTGAGAATGCTTCTTGAAAGATGGATTGGAGTGATACATACTTTCCTTCAATGAGAGACCTCTGTTTGTACTTTTAACAGTGTAGTGTTTCATTGGTGAAATGAGATTTTTTTAGAACATTAAATAGAAGTTAGGAATGCAGCAAAGTATGTTCTATGATAACAGAAAGAGAAGACTGAAAAATGATATGACACCATAGACAATAATATTAGACTGCCAAATTTCCCTACACTTTAAAAGCAAAGGATTGGTAAGGCTGCAATTCTTACACAGAATCTACTCTTGTGCATAATAATTAAGCGAATTATGAACAAAACCAAACTGCAAAGTTGCAAATTAAAGTCAATATAGTGTGAAGCTAGTCTGTCTCTGATAAGATTGCAAAGTTTCCCATTTCAATTCTCCTAAAGAGCTGCAGCTTACCATGCTAATACTCAATGTTAATCAGGGCTTTGTTTTACTTTACTTGATCTGATACAATAACGTCACCTTATTTCTTTCACTCATAGTTAAATGAGGGTAAGAAAAAATgttacatttcttttgttagggGGGGGAGGGCAGGGGATTATTATTCCTCACTCAGCCTTTCAGATAACTTATATTGCCTATGACTGAAAATGATAGTGAACTGACTAGCTAGTGAAGTAAAAATTGTGATGCATTACAACACATTAAGAGGATTTACTGTATCTTCTCTGttcaacttttaattttaaaatttacaaagaTCAGTATTTGTATGTACCACACTGTACCTGTAAGTACTTTAAAAAGGAgataacaatatttattattatttaatttaagtaGTTTTGTCCTTAAGAATTGAACATTCAAGTTTACGGACATTTAGCATTAAATAGTCTTGGGTAGCACTATAGTTCCTTTTCTCAGTTATTTGTCAATAAATGTTGACGTTATACTAGTAAGCAGTGTATTTGTACTCAGCACTGCTGGTATTAGTTGTTGCATGATGAATGCATTTTGACACTTTTATTTACAGTAAAAATCAATGGAATTGATAAACAGATCTATTTTATACTTAACAGGGAATGCATGAAAAAGCActcttgcaataaaaacatgcATTCTTGTAAATTTAAGCTGTCAAAAACTATTTCCCCTTCATTGACCCATTGACCCCTGAGAGTGAGACTCACATGTCAACTAGGGGCATCCTAGGGCAGTTGAGGTGTCTGTCAATTAAGAGTATATTGCAATTAACTCGAAATATTACACTTGTACATAGATTGACTGATTATTCATAAACTTGTTGATATGTATAAAAGTACcatattcttggttttcactcacgtgatgagatggccatgttggtgtacaaaacaatagcaaaatgtCGCTGAAGTTTTGCATAACATAGAATCTAATTCCCAGAAGActttttttgccattgttcttTACACAAACATGGCTGCTGTATTGTCATGTGAAATCCGAGAATATTCCTTGAGGCTGTAAATAAAGATggaatatttttaaaaaagtgttTGATTTTACTGAAAGAAAAGGCTAGTGACCAGTTTTAACTTTTATCTAAACTGCAGTCAAGCCAGAGTTTTGTTACACAAAACAGCTACGCAAATAAGATAGGCTTGATTTGAAGGTACATGTATGCAGTGACTGCCTCCTGCGAATTAAGTTTTTTCTAGGCTTTGCATTAAATGTTTGAGAAATATCAAGCGTGTGAAagttttttgcaagaaaatcaTGCATTACAGTTTGCTACTTTGGTTTATAGGAATAGCTACGCCAGGTATCTAGGAATAAATTTGTAGATTCTATGAACTCAATTGTTGAACACTAACATATTTTGTGATTTCCAGGCCCCACCTTCAAGCTTGTAGTGGGGCAGAGTCTTTTACCTATTCTTGATTGGCATAACTAATTGcttgaataaatgaaattcagaAACAAAGGAGTTATGGGTAAAAAGAGGTTAAAATGGGGCTCCTTGATCCAGAAAAAGCATAGAATTTTTCCAGCAAAAGAAGTGATTGCAGCAAAGGTTATATGAACATATTTCGGACCAAAGCTTGTGTCCCTGAAATGGAGGTGTTCATcctctgattttttttaaactgcaTATAAATCCCTATGGTGAATCTTGAACTGCAAATCTCACAAGGATAAATTATTTGGAGTGCAGTGATCTCCACTGGCTCAATAAAGCTGCTATGCAGATAGATATCTACAGGTAGGTGCTTCTTGTAGGTATTAATGACCGAGTTGCACATGTGCAatgcatatttttttatttaaaagtttATTCAACCTTGTACACATCACTGAAAATACTGAATTGACAAAGCAGGGTTGAAAACAATGCTAAATCAGCAGCTAAGTTCCCTGTTAAAAATTCAACCTCATAAAAACCGGAAACAAAGCAACAGTTGTgtgacaaaataatgtaacctACAAAGTGTGACGCCATCACTGATAAATATGAATGGCTTTGCTTCGAATGTTATTTAATTGACCAAAGGGTGCActatttaaatttgttttgatttcacCAAATTATTAAGGTAGTCCTTGAAAACGGAAGCCGATCCCCACATCACGATTTGGTTATTGAGTTATAAACAGAAATGCAGAGGCAttcaagttttcaagtgcaatCTAATTCTACTTCTTAAGTGTCGTATTGACAAGAAATGCCAAACAAATTTAACGGAAGGATccacaaaataatcatttgtTCTGAGTTAAATCTAAGGTTTGTAGGATTTGGTGAGAACGTTATATTTATGATAGATAATAGTTCCTAAAAACTAGCAATATCAGAAAGTGTGAGGCTATAATTGtactaatattttcaaaatgaaattttgtgTGGCTAGGGCGCATAATTTGGGAGTGTGCCATGAACGTTACCAGATTTTGCCAACCGGTAGTATACTAACAGAAGTATTCCCCGTTAATGGGAGCCAAAAGTCTCAGGGGTATGCCCACAAATTTCTATTTGAAGTAAAACGAAAACTAAGTTTATTAATAAAAACTTTCATCTCGCCTAACAACAAAAATCATGGTTTTGAATCGACAACTGTACCCATCAAATGGAAGGACTAGTTAATTACAGTGTTCTAGTTAAACGAAGAAGtgatgcaaaagaaaaaggcgaGATATTCTTGTTGAACAACACCATGGAATGTAGAATGATAACAACACCATTTCTTCATCACTACAAAACGAAGCTaacaaaaaactaaaatagGAAACTCGAGGAATCAAAGATGTGTTTCACTTACCAAAACAGtgatatttatttagtttGTAACTACAGCCCGGTTTAcacgacaatttttttggcacgGTACCTGTTTGAATTTGGCTCCGGTGCCTAAAATTTTAAGCCCGGCACcctccatttttgtcgtgtaaatggaaaaattcgtGGCACGAGTGCCCCAAAACATACGGGGGCCGAGACTACCTATCCACATGGTCTCGGCACTCGTCTGTTTTGGGGCACTCGTGCCACGAATTTtcccatttacacgacaaaaatgaAGGGTGCCGGGCCGCAAATTTTAGGCACCGGGGCCAAATTTAAACGGGTACCGTGCCAAAAAAGTTGTCGTGTAAACCGGGCTTACGAAGCAGGGTATCCAGTCGTTTCGTACCCAGACGATTCGTACCCATGCTTAGACGTTTCGTACCCACAATCGACTACTTCGTACCCAGCCCTCTGGACGATTTGTACCCAACAAATTATGACACAAAATGCtcgaaacaaacaaacatttacTCCAGTTATCGAAGTGATCGCAAAACCATTAAGATGCACGCTCGCACGCGCAAGGTGTATGTCTGAAGCAGACCCTTGGACAGCACAAAAGTGGATCGAAAGTGTACTCGCTAAAGGCGCCAAATACTCGTTGCAGACAAACTGCCATCTTGAATGTCGACACCTCGACACAAAAAGACTTTCACCGAGTGCAAAACTTTGATAATCGATGTCACGCAAGATTTTTTGTCTTAACCTTGAGTTGCTTTTCGCGGTGATTATGCTTGATTTGGTTTGCATACGACCTGTTTATGGAAGATTTATCGTTAACCTTTGGTTGTCCGATTTCACTGCACACAAAACCGCGTGACCGTCCCAATTAAACCTGAGAAAACGAAACTTATGTACGGGGCTGTAAGGTCAAGAATTTTATTTAAGCCGTTTCCGGTATTTGAATAATGTTTGCGTTGCCATAGCCTGATACCCTGATataacacgagaggggttggaagaattcgagacagttatgcaaaccggAGAGGaacattttactgatcaaaaagtatcttcctacaacattgatTTGACTTTAAAATCTGGTGGTGTcgtgtttacaactcgtgCATCTTTACCTCACACAACCATGTTCACGTACAATcacgaccaatcagagcgcgcgaaCTATCTTAAAATTGGGGATCTGTGCAGCCAGCCAATCAGGTTGATACTAGGATGGAAAACGCATACACCGGGCATCTGTAAGGTACTAAATATAAACTACGAAGTGCATTAAACTacctaaacaaaaatttatagGGAGAACCGCAACAGCCGATCGACTAGAACCACTGCATTGAAATGTCACTTCAACCTTCGAACATGGAGAACGAAGATGCTGTTCAAAACATGCCCGATACTTCTGTGGCCGACAGTGAAAATAATACCCTTTCAAGGGACAACACGACTGAGATACAGACCGTGACTGTCGAAGATCAGCAGTTGCTGGAAACATATCCTGGCGAAGAACAAGCTGACCATGATCATAATGCCACCAGTACACCAGTTCAAACTTCGGAATCAACTAATGCTGGATCCGAAGGTGAAACCGTCGTTCGTGAAACGCTTCCAGACGAGTTAGAACAACTACTCCCTCAGCCACCATCATTTTCTCATAAGGACATCAGAGATGGCACAACAACTGTGATGCCAACCACCTCGGAAGCTGGTTCGGGCGCTGAAAGCCTTTCACAAAACAGCTATATGTGGAGTTTAACTTCATCTTCGCTGCCTCCTCCAAACAGTTTGTCGGATGACGAGGAAATACTTATTTCTCCTTTGAAGGTTTGTTGCAGTGAATACACAAATAAGTTAAATATCACGGTCGTAATCTTGAAAATGATGTCTGATTCTTAGTGCAATGCTTTTCCCCTGTTGTCCCCAGTTGGCCCTCTTAAAATAAGTTCTCGACAATTCTTGGTATAAACACGACAACTACGGTTGAAATGTCCCGCAATTTCGgaacatttcaaaaattgcGACAGATACCAGCCGCAGTTGACTAAAAAGCTACCAGTTTTGCG
This portion of the Acropora palmata chromosome 13, jaAcrPala1.3, whole genome shotgun sequence genome encodes:
- the LOC141864267 gene encoding uncharacterized protein LOC141864267 — translated: MCFTREKEHYELPSDFSVKYEDLLQVPQEPTTCLNKEDVKLLNDWRNEFGRGVRQQSVRNSFTKDKAGTLPFYMYTSVNLHTEVDETSHDLAEATVEELFKSVSSTRSTRETDTPTQTTHNQLSAAGNIDISVLDAVPEPTEPEDGNESGHDVHLPHTGIYAIRGRSNIFSLFISSEMKHNDIFGTEYAVVDESSFIFARAGEGALTSCKKSDIFCEMDKGAVRLCDDRLELK